From a region of the Gossypium raimondii isolate GPD5lz chromosome 10, ASM2569854v1, whole genome shotgun sequence genome:
- the LOC105778426 gene encoding probable membrane-associated kinase regulator 4, with product MSFIDNEEDDEYIDMEITSFSNYFTNSRNSREFEFQMSSISIEKEPTSSPADELFYNGKLLPLHLPPQLLQFSGSGSGYGDFNNGVVEELYGTPLTTTVTTPTSTSTPFESCNISPCDSCYVSGELNPDEYSSTSLFYEYSTETEVSRCFDENPKKSWTKKLKLSSKLKASRAYLKALFGKSGCTDESSAAAKDGNQTTVSKPKRRNNADKGKLVDNSDGNGNSNRHRRSLSTTATKGYSLTNKSSTSSSSSSSSSSNSNGSNGFPYLQFLKRSSSVNTEIENPIQGAIAHCKRSQAQKMMASTKIVGEVGYYSLSASNIPVFEEQDRPDHCRG from the coding sequence ATGAGCTTCATtgataatgaagaagatgatgaatatATTGACATGGAAATCACTTCATTTTCcaattatttcacaaattcaagGAATTCAAGGGAATTTGAATTCCAAATGTCTTCAATTTCCATTGAAAAGGAACCCACAAGTTCCCCAGCTGATGAACTTTTTTACAATGGGAAGCTTCTTCCCCTTCATCTTCCTCCACAGCTGCTTCAATTTTCGGGTTCCGGTTCGGGTTATGGTGACTTCAACAATGGTGTGGTTGAAGAATTGTATGGCACACCATTAACCACTACTGTTACGACACCGACTTCAACGAGCACTCCGTTTGAATCCTGCAATATCTCGCCTTGTGACTCGTGTTATGTTAGTGGAGAGCTGAACCCGGATGAGTACTCGTCGACGTCGTTGTTCTACGAGTACTCGACCGAGACGGAAGTTAGTCGATGTTTCGATGAGAACCCGAAGAAGTCTTGGACTAAAAAACTCAAGCTCAGCTCAAAGTTGAAGGCTTCGAGAGCTTACCTCAAAGCCTTGTTTGGAAAATCAGGTTGCACGGATGAATCATCCGCCGCGGCTAAAGATGGCAATCAAACTACGGTTTCGAAACCGAAAAGGCGAAACAATGCGGACAAAGGGAAGCTAGTTGACAATAGCGACGGTAATGGTAATAGTAATCGTCATAGGAGATCGTTATCGACGACGGCTACGAAAGGTTATTCTTTGACGAACAAGTCTTCCACTTCTTCATcctcatcatcttcttcttcttcaaactCGAATGGCTCAAACGGTTTTCCGTACCTGCAGTTTCTTAAACGAAGCAGCAGCGTTAATACGGAAATCGAGAATCCAATTCAAGGAGCCATTGCACATTGCAAACGATCTCAAGCTCAAAAGATGATGGCCTCAACTAAGATTGTAGGTGAAGTTGGGTATTATTCTTTGTCAGCTTCTAACATTCCTGTTTTCGAAGAACAAGACAGGCCAGATCATTGCAGGggctaa